The Streptomyces achromogenes genome window below encodes:
- a CDS encoding SpoIIE family protein phosphatase gives MVSEGAAERRRGPLGVETALKAVTADPVSPHRVRRTLEQALVFAGAALAAVYTPAPEAGLLCLAESAGVPRTLYGLRESYPLDGGSPAADAHRTGRPVWLGPHEVAECADARRMPARDFHLAALPVRDGAGGCLLAVSERPGGFDAEDRACLERVADAVALPAPTARAEGEELLAGGFSLAMDTGRVEVGDAILELFAMERAAFDGRVETLLGLTVPEDLPSLMSVVEADHMSVGDRELEFRVLQPAGPPKWLRLHGRLVPGGDGRPARLEGTVADASTLRAEITDVARVQRLAAALATAGTVRDVSQAVVALRKPLRADRIALAELENERLVVTVLDPPEPDSWPELWQLEWRGEWPDAPVRAMPTLAAALREGRARIWPAGTALEPALAEVGPGGLAVLPLSAGGRMAGACLIGWDAPHDFGPDERALLTASAGLAGQALMRAHAFDAEHELVGMLQRQLLPRRLPDLPGGLAVARYLPATAGLEVGGDWYDVIRMPDHHVALVIGDVQGHSAAAATLMGQMRTALRAYAAEGHPPDVVVSHANRLLMELETDLFVTCCYVDVDMEDGTAWCVRAGHPPPVLRHPDGSAEVAETDGGPPLGILTQAEFPMTPLRLTPGAVVALTTDGLVESADLDIGTGLDRLAGELSAADPAQLGTVADALLGGAHRGDDVALLLLRYDGMAVKPRREGWTVWRVPEAARHARRFTRRSLRGWGVADTAMDAALLVVSELVTNALVHTDGPVRLDFTLIDRRLRVAVTDASPRTPVKPTDPGWEATGGRGILLVEAVSDSWGTVPVSGGKQVWSELLLER, from the coding sequence GTGGTCAGTGAGGGTGCCGCGGAGCGCAGAAGGGGACCTCTGGGTGTCGAGACGGCCCTCAAGGCGGTCACCGCCGATCCCGTCTCGCCGCACCGTGTGCGCCGCACCCTCGAACAGGCGCTCGTGTTCGCCGGTGCGGCCCTCGCCGCCGTCTACACGCCCGCGCCGGAGGCCGGTCTGCTCTGCCTGGCCGAGTCGGCGGGCGTGCCGAGGACCCTGTACGGACTGCGCGAGAGCTATCCCCTCGACGGCGGCTCGCCGGCCGCCGACGCCCACCGCACCGGGCGGCCGGTGTGGCTCGGCCCGCACGAGGTCGCCGAGTGCGCGGACGCGCGGCGGATGCCCGCCCGCGACTTCCATCTGGCCGCCCTGCCCGTCCGTGACGGCGCGGGCGGCTGTCTGCTCGCCGTCAGCGAGCGCCCCGGCGGGTTCGACGCCGAGGACCGCGCCTGCCTGGAACGGGTCGCCGACGCCGTCGCACTGCCCGCCCCGACCGCCCGCGCCGAGGGCGAGGAGCTCCTCGCGGGCGGCTTCAGCCTGGCCATGGACACCGGACGGGTCGAGGTGGGCGACGCGATCCTGGAGCTGTTCGCGATGGAGCGGGCCGCGTTCGACGGCCGGGTGGAGACCCTGCTCGGGCTCACCGTCCCCGAGGACCTGCCCTCGCTGATGTCCGTCGTCGAGGCCGACCACATGTCGGTCGGCGACCGCGAGCTGGAGTTCCGGGTGCTCCAGCCCGCCGGGCCGCCGAAGTGGCTCAGACTGCACGGCCGCCTGGTACCCGGCGGCGACGGACGCCCCGCCCGGCTGGAGGGCACCGTCGCCGACGCCTCCACGCTGCGCGCCGAGATCACCGACGTCGCCCGCGTCCAGCGCCTGGCCGCCGCGCTCGCCACCGCCGGCACGGTCCGCGACGTCAGCCAGGCCGTCGTCGCCCTGCGCAAGCCGCTGCGGGCCGACCGGATCGCCCTCGCCGAGCTGGAGAACGAGCGGCTCGTGGTCACCGTCCTCGACCCGCCCGAACCCGACTCCTGGCCCGAGCTGTGGCAGCTGGAGTGGCGCGGCGAATGGCCCGACGCGCCCGTGCGCGCCATGCCCACACTCGCCGCCGCGCTGCGCGAGGGCCGGGCCCGGATCTGGCCCGCCGGCACCGCCCTGGAACCCGCGCTCGCCGAGGTCGGCCCCGGCGGCCTCGCCGTCCTGCCGCTGTCCGCCGGCGGCCGGATGGCAGGCGCCTGCCTCATCGGCTGGGACGCGCCGCACGACTTCGGCCCCGACGAGCGCGCCCTGCTCACCGCCTCCGCCGGCCTCGCCGGACAGGCCCTGATGCGCGCCCACGCCTTCGACGCCGAGCACGAGCTCGTCGGCATGCTCCAGCGCCAGCTGCTCCCGCGCCGGCTGCCCGACCTCCCCGGCGGGTTGGCGGTCGCGCGCTACCTGCCCGCCACCGCGGGCCTGGAGGTCGGCGGCGACTGGTACGACGTGATCCGGATGCCCGACCACCACGTGGCCCTCGTCATCGGCGACGTCCAGGGCCACAGCGCCGCCGCCGCCACCCTCATGGGCCAGATGCGCACCGCCCTGCGCGCCTACGCGGCCGAGGGCCACCCGCCCGACGTGGTGGTCTCCCACGCCAACCGGCTGCTGATGGAGCTGGAGACCGACCTCTTCGTCACCTGCTGCTACGTCGACGTCGACATGGAGGACGGCACCGCCTGGTGCGTACGGGCCGGGCATCCACCGCCCGTCCTGCGTCACCCGGACGGCTCGGCCGAGGTCGCCGAGACGGACGGCGGCCCGCCCCTCGGCATCCTGACGCAGGCCGAGTTCCCGATGACCCCGCTGCGGCTGACGCCGGGCGCCGTCGTCGCCCTCACCACGGACGGCCTCGTGGAGTCCGCCGACCTCGACATCGGGACCGGCCTGGACCGCCTCGCCGGAGAGCTGTCCGCCGCAGACCCCGCCCAGCTCGGCACCGTCGCCGACGCGCTGCTCGGCGGCGCCCACCGCGGCGACGACGTCGCCCTGCTCCTGCTGCGCTACGACGGCATGGCGGTCAAACCCCGGCGCGAGGGCTGGACGGTGTGGCGGGTGCCCGAGGCGGCCCGGCACGCCCGCCGCTTCACCCGGCGCAGTCTGCGGGGCTGGGGCGTCGCCGACACCGCCATGGACGCGGCGCTGCTCGTCGTCTCCGAGCTCGTCACCAACGCGCTGGTGCACACCGACGGGCCGGTCCGCCTCGACTTCACCCTCATCGACCGCCGGCTCCGCGTCGCCGTCACCGACGCCTCGCCCCGCACGCCGGTCAAGCCCACCGACCCCGGCTGGGAGGCCACCGGCGGGCGCGGCATCCTCCTGGTGGAGGCCGTCTCCGACAGCTGGGGGACCGTGCCGGTCAGCGGCGGCAAACAGGTCTGGAGCGAGCTGCTGCTGGAGCGCTGA
- a CDS encoding DUF6479 family protein codes for MDTFASAYLAASGRSALASVAFVVVGLVLVGGLIFAFRLGSKIRRREPAPPQPHEHPRMPASGPTHESRSREPNEMPRAADGERLTPHELRPTGSRDSADGARPRWDQGTGGSFGSGGPGAR; via the coding sequence ATGGACACCTTCGCCTCCGCATACCTCGCGGCATCCGGAAGGTCCGCACTGGCCTCCGTAGCGTTCGTCGTCGTCGGGCTCGTCCTGGTCGGCGGGCTGATCTTCGCCTTCCGGCTCGGGTCCAAGATCCGCCGCCGGGAGCCGGCGCCTCCGCAGCCGCACGAACATCCCCGGATGCCCGCGTCGGGCCCGACCCACGAGAGCCGCTCACGTGAACCCAACGAGATGCCCCGAGCGGCCGACGGCGAGCGCCTCACCCCGCACGAGCTGCGACCCACCGGCAGCCGGGACAGCGCCGACGGCGCCAGGCCCCGCTGGGACCAGGGCACGGGCGGCTCGTTCGGCAGCGGCGGCCCGGGCGCCCGCTGA
- a CDS encoding glycosyltransferase family 2 protein: MPVKVSVIVPVYNPGRYIEDCIASLLGQSLPPDAYEIVFVDDGCTDATPALLDALAAQDSRVRVVHQENSGWPGKPRNVGIDAARGEYVMFVDADDHLGAEALERMYDYGVANDADVVVGKMAGRGRAVPVELFRTSRPRATVENAPLIDSLTPHKMIRRAFLERTGLRFPEGRRRLEDHVFVTEAYLRAGNVAVLGDYVCYYHVRRGDAANVSFQRIDPVSYFKDLREALDVVERYTEPGALRDRLFRRWLRVEMVERLRGRRFLNLPEDYRRELFEEIHGVVVERFGPGVAAPLQPTQRVVAALAADGRYDDVVAFARWEAGVGLAVEPRDVEWRGGLLRIVFAAELTHDGRPMVFPAAGERPRWPPRDVAEAVRWLGLDTAERFDRASPDLLLRERAGAAQYFQPVRTDRERIAAADGNGVRLVLRGTAVVDPATAVSGSPPREGLWDIWVRVGLGGWTKELRLGPAPRHGRPAPPAAVVADQVVLPYWTDRHAGLALDVGHASERLGLGRVAAGDVTLAGDRGERFHVLLPLHVPEAAPVLLRLTGVKPGSSHEVFGTLAPGGRLDAVLPVGDLGGRTWLTTVCLTPETEGARFHPLPFALHVDPDGVLVVPAPQPGGVRRTARRVRRVVYRALGRLTAGGRVATRPSRRRRR, encoded by the coding sequence ATGCCGGTCAAGGTCAGCGTCATCGTCCCGGTCTACAACCCCGGCCGCTACATCGAGGACTGCATCGCCTCGCTGCTCGGGCAGTCTCTCCCGCCGGACGCCTACGAGATCGTCTTCGTCGACGACGGCTGCACCGACGCCACCCCGGCGCTGCTCGACGCGCTCGCCGCGCAGGACTCCCGGGTCCGCGTCGTACACCAGGAGAACTCCGGCTGGCCCGGCAAGCCGCGCAACGTAGGCATCGACGCCGCCCGGGGCGAGTACGTGATGTTCGTGGACGCCGACGACCACCTCGGCGCGGAGGCCCTGGAGCGGATGTACGACTACGGCGTCGCCAACGACGCGGACGTCGTCGTCGGCAAGATGGCCGGCCGGGGGCGCGCGGTGCCAGTGGAGCTGTTCCGCACGAGCCGCCCGCGCGCCACGGTCGAGAACGCGCCGCTCATCGACAGTCTCACCCCGCACAAGATGATCCGCCGGGCGTTCCTCGAGCGCACCGGTCTGCGCTTCCCGGAGGGGCGGCGCCGCCTCGAGGACCACGTCTTCGTCACCGAGGCCTATCTGCGTGCGGGCAACGTCGCCGTGCTCGGCGACTACGTCTGCTACTACCACGTGCGGCGCGGCGACGCCGCGAACGTGAGCTTCCAGCGGATCGACCCGGTGAGCTACTTCAAGGACCTCCGCGAGGCCCTCGACGTCGTCGAGCGGTACACCGAGCCGGGAGCCCTGCGCGACCGGCTGTTCCGGCGCTGGCTGCGGGTGGAGATGGTCGAGCGGCTGCGCGGCCGGCGCTTCCTCAACCTGCCCGAGGACTACCGCAGGGAGCTGTTCGAGGAGATCCACGGGGTCGTCGTCGAACGGTTCGGGCCGGGCGTGGCCGCTCCGCTTCAGCCCACCCAGCGGGTCGTCGCGGCCCTGGCCGCCGACGGGCGTTACGACGACGTCGTCGCGTTCGCGCGGTGGGAGGCGGGCGTCGGGCTCGCCGTCGAGCCGCGGGACGTCGAATGGCGGGGCGGGCTGCTGCGGATCGTCTTCGCGGCGGAGCTGACGCACGACGGCCGGCCGATGGTGTTCCCCGCCGCCGGGGAGCGTCCGCGGTGGCCGCCGCGGGACGTCGCCGAGGCGGTGCGCTGGCTCGGCCTGGACACCGCGGAACGCTTCGACCGGGCCTCGCCCGATCTGCTGCTGCGGGAGCGGGCCGGCGCGGCGCAGTACTTCCAGCCGGTGCGGACGGACCGGGAGCGGATCGCGGCCGCCGACGGGAACGGGGTGCGTCTGGTGCTGCGCGGCACGGCCGTCGTCGATCCCGCCACCGCGGTCAGCGGCAGCCCGCCCCGCGAGGGCCTGTGGGACATCTGGGTGAGGGTGGGCCTCGGCGGCTGGACGAAGGAGCTGCGGCTGGGCCCGGCGCCCCGGCACGGCCGGCCGGCCCCGCCCGCCGCGGTCGTCGCGGACCAGGTGGTGCTGCCCTACTGGACCGACCGGCACGCCGGACTCGCGCTGGACGTCGGCCACGCGAGCGAGCGGCTGGGCCTGGGCAGGGTCGCGGCGGGCGACGTCACCCTCGCCGGGGACCGCGGGGAGCGGTTCCATGTGCTCCTGCCGCTGCACGTGCCCGAGGCCGCCCCGGTGCTGCTGCGGCTGACGGGGGTGAAGCCGGGGAGCTCCCACGAGGTCTTCGGGACGCTCGCTCCGGGCGGCCGGCTGGACGCCGTCCTGCCGGTGGGCGATCTGGGGGGCCGGACCTGGCTCACGACGGTGTGTCTGACGCCGGAGACGGAGGGGGCGCGTTTCCATCCGCTGCCCTTCGCCCTGCACGTCGACCCGGACGGCGTCCTCGTGGTGCCCGCCCCGCAGCCGGGCGGCGTGCGCCGTACCGCCCGCCGGGTGCGACGGGTGGTGTACCGGGCGCTCGGCCGGCTCACCGCGGGCGGGCGCGTGGCGACGCGGCCGTCGCGTCGACGACGCCGGTAG
- a CDS encoding metallophosphoesterase family protein, with protein MRLLLMSDTHLPKRAKALPAPLLDEIPDADLVVHAGDWVDAATLDLLESRSRRLLAVHGNNDGPELRARLPEIARAELGGLRFGVIHETGPAQGREARCAARFPDLDVLVFGHSHIPWDTTAPGGLRLLNPGSPTDRRRQPYCTYLTATAAGGRLTDVVLHRLPPR; from the coding sequence GTGCGCCTCCTGCTGATGTCCGACACCCACCTGCCCAAGCGCGCCAAGGCGCTCCCCGCCCCGCTGCTCGACGAGATCCCGGACGCGGACCTCGTCGTCCACGCGGGGGACTGGGTCGACGCGGCCACCCTCGACCTGCTGGAGAGCCGCAGCCGCCGGCTGCTGGCCGTGCACGGCAACAACGACGGGCCCGAGCTGCGCGCCCGGCTGCCCGAGATCGCCCGCGCGGAACTCGGCGGACTGCGGTTCGGCGTGATCCACGAGACCGGTCCGGCCCAGGGCCGGGAGGCCCGCTGTGCAGCCCGCTTCCCCGACCTGGACGTCCTGGTCTTCGGGCACAGCCACATCCCCTGGGACACCACGGCCCCCGGCGGCCTGCGCCTGCTCAACCCCGGCTCCCCGACGGACCGCCGCCGGCAGCCGTACTGCACCTATCTGACGGCCACCGCCGCAGGCGGCCGGCTCACGGACGTCGTCCTGCACCGGCTGCCGCCGCGCTGA
- a CDS encoding XdhC family protein: MREILPVLNGWYAAAEPFGLATVVAVRGSAPRAPGAAMAVGPGGEVVGSVSGGCVEGAVFELAQEVLADGTARRATFGYSDDDAFAVGLTCGGELTLLVRAVTPDLDPSFGAVARSVAAGEPVIVATVTDGLAPHGAVLAVWPDRTAGTLGSAGLDAAVASDARGGLVLGTTGLRHFGPHGRRREDTVSVFLQSFAPPPRMLVFGAIDHAAAVARIGDFLGYRVTVCDARPAFATPARFPADVEVVVDWPHRYLGGTRTDDRTVICVLTHDPKFDVPLLAAALRRPAAYIGAMGSRRTHDERRALLLEAGVSDAELARLRSPVGLDLGARTPEEVAVSVAAEIVALRWGGSGAPLTATTGAIHPPAGDQAPPAR; the protein is encoded by the coding sequence GTGCGTGAGATTCTGCCGGTGCTGAACGGGTGGTACGCGGCCGCTGAGCCGTTCGGGCTCGCCACCGTGGTCGCCGTCCGCGGCAGCGCGCCGCGCGCTCCGGGCGCCGCGATGGCGGTGGGCCCGGGCGGCGAGGTCGTGGGCAGTGTGTCCGGGGGCTGTGTGGAGGGCGCGGTGTTCGAGCTGGCCCAGGAGGTCCTGGCGGACGGGACGGCCCGGCGGGCGACCTTCGGATACAGCGACGACGACGCCTTCGCCGTCGGGCTGACCTGCGGCGGCGAGCTCACCCTGCTGGTGCGTGCGGTGACGCCGGACCTCGACCCGTCGTTCGGGGCGGTCGCCCGGTCGGTCGCCGCGGGCGAACCGGTGATCGTGGCCACGGTGACCGACGGCCTCGCGCCCCACGGGGCCGTGCTCGCCGTCTGGCCGGACCGGACCGCCGGCACCCTGGGGTCCGCGGGACTGGACGCGGCCGTCGCCTCCGACGCGCGCGGAGGCCTGGTGCTGGGCACCACCGGACTGCGGCACTTCGGACCGCACGGCCGGCGGCGCGAGGACACCGTCTCGGTGTTCCTGCAGTCCTTCGCCCCGCCGCCGCGCATGCTGGTGTTCGGCGCGATCGACCACGCGGCCGCCGTGGCCCGCATCGGCGACTTCCTCGGCTACCGGGTCACCGTCTGCGACGCCCGGCCGGCCTTCGCCACGCCGGCACGCTTCCCGGCGGACGTCGAGGTGGTCGTGGACTGGCCGCACCGGTACCTCGGCGGCACGCGGACCGACGACCGCACGGTGATCTGCGTGCTGACCCACGACCCGAAGTTCGACGTGCCGCTGCTGGCGGCGGCCCTGCGCCGGCCGGCCGCGTACATCGGGGCGATGGGCAGCCGGCGCACCCACGACGAACGCCGTGCGCTCCTTCTGGAGGCCGGGGTCAGCGACGCCGAGCTGGCGCGGCTGCGCTCGCCGGTGGGGCTGGACCTGGGAGCCCGTACGCCCGAGGAGGTCGCCGTGTCGGTGGCGGCCGAGATCGTCGCGCTGCGGTGGGGCGGCAGCGGCGCCCCGCTGACGGCGACGACCGGGGCGATCCACCCCCCGGCGGGCGATCAGGCGCCGCCCGCCCGGTAG
- a CDS encoding endoglycosylceramidase produces MPNIRARLLAVLVVLCGLCGFLTAAGASPAAADATFPGSLPFDGTALTVSNGRFVDGNGREVVLRGYNVSGETKLYENKGLPFASVADARKSATALRALGGGNSIRFLLSWAYAEPVRGQVDTGYLAAATEQMRAFLDAGIRVYPDFHQDLYSRHLFNQGSWYTGDGAPKWAVDLGGYPAESCGICFFWGQNITQNGAVKAAQYDFWHNAHGVQDNFLATAQQTMAYVRQHLSAEEFAGVLGFDPYNEPYAGTYDSGQTSRTWERDLLWPFYVKFRARMDAAGWQDKPAFVEPNMFWNGNIDSQRQEGGLLDVGTLGSRYVFNTHFYDQKAISGILMWGKAADGQYVTDFGTVRDRAATTGTTAVVSEFGHPLAGNVSDKAPTVLKAMYQALDSRVKGANWWTTPAVSGPVLSGSQWQWDIYWGRHHELMNGNPDKVLTGGDAWNDEDLSAVRLDDSGNATLRQDARLLDRVYPSATSGTTVAFTYEDRSRDGSTTLTWNPVPASLPTTKQLVGSGQYALLVWRSAGGAAPTELHLPASFPTATTTVVSDLGAVYAPPAYTSGTKIAAAVEPGGTGSRRLLLSTSDSGAVHFALVTNGASAPSATQLAAARTELSAWVAQKVG; encoded by the coding sequence ATGCCGAATATCCGGGCACGTCTGCTCGCTGTTCTGGTGGTCCTCTGCGGACTCTGCGGCTTCCTGACGGCGGCGGGCGCCTCGCCCGCCGCCGCGGACGCCACGTTCCCCGGCTCGCTCCCCTTCGACGGCACGGCCCTCACCGTGTCCAACGGCCGCTTCGTCGACGGCAACGGCCGCGAGGTCGTGCTGCGCGGTTACAACGTCTCCGGCGAGACCAAGCTCTACGAGAACAAGGGCCTGCCCTTCGCCTCGGTCGCCGACGCCAGGAAATCGGCGACCGCGCTGCGCGCCCTCGGCGGCGGCAACTCCATCCGCTTCCTGCTCTCCTGGGCCTATGCCGAGCCCGTGCGCGGCCAGGTCGACACCGGCTACCTCGCCGCCGCCACCGAGCAGATGCGCGCCTTCCTCGACGCCGGCATCCGCGTCTACCCCGACTTCCACCAGGACCTCTACTCCCGCCACCTGTTCAACCAGGGCAGCTGGTACACCGGCGACGGCGCCCCCAAGTGGGCGGTGGACCTCGGTGGTTACCCCGCCGAGTCCTGCGGCATCTGCTTCTTCTGGGGCCAGAACATCACCCAGAACGGCGCGGTGAAGGCCGCCCAGTACGACTTCTGGCACAACGCCCACGGCGTCCAGGACAACTTCCTCGCCACCGCCCAGCAGACCATGGCGTACGTCAGGCAGCACCTGAGCGCCGAGGAGTTCGCCGGCGTCCTCGGCTTCGACCCCTACAACGAGCCCTACGCCGGGACCTACGACTCCGGTCAGACCAGCCGCACCTGGGAACGCGACCTCCTGTGGCCCTTCTACGTGAAGTTCCGGGCCCGGATGGACGCGGCCGGCTGGCAGGACAAGCCCGCCTTCGTCGAGCCGAACATGTTCTGGAACGGCAACATCGACTCCCAGCGGCAGGAGGGCGGACTCCTCGACGTGGGCACGCTCGGCTCCCGCTACGTCTTCAACACTCACTTCTACGACCAGAAGGCCATCTCCGGGATCCTGATGTGGGGCAAGGCGGCGGACGGCCAGTACGTCACCGACTTCGGCACCGTCCGCGACCGGGCCGCGACGACCGGGACCACGGCCGTCGTCAGCGAGTTCGGCCATCCGCTGGCCGGCAACGTCTCCGACAAGGCGCCGACCGTCCTCAAGGCCATGTACCAGGCGCTCGACTCCCGGGTGAAGGGCGCCAATTGGTGGACGACCCCGGCCGTCTCCGGTCCGGTCCTCTCCGGCAGTCAGTGGCAGTGGGACATCTACTGGGGCCGCCATCACGAGTTGATGAACGGCAACCCCGACAAGGTGCTCACCGGCGGCGACGCCTGGAACGACGAGGACCTGTCGGCCGTGCGCCTCGACGACTCCGGCAACGCCACGCTCCGTCAGGACGCGCGACTCCTGGACCGGGTCTACCCGAGCGCCACCTCCGGCACGACCGTCGCCTTCACCTATGAGGACCGCTCCCGCGACGGCTCCACCACCCTCACCTGGAACCCGGTCCCCGCATCCCTGCCCACCACGAAGCAGCTCGTCGGCTCCGGCCAGTACGCACTGCTCGTGTGGCGCTCGGCCGGTGGCGCGGCGCCCACCGAACTGCATCTGCCCGCCTCCTTCCCGACCGCCACGACCACGGTCGTCTCCGATCTCGGCGCCGTGTACGCGCCCCCGGCCTACACGTCCGGCACGAAGATCGCGGCGGCCGTCGAACCGGGCGGCACGGGCAGCCGACGCCTGCTGCTCAGCACGTCCGACTCGGGCGCGGTGCACTTCGCACTGGTCACCAACGGCGCGAGCGCGCCGTCCGCGACCCAGCTGGCCGCGGCCCGCACCGAACTGTCGGCGTGGGTGGCCCAGAAGGTGGGGTAG